The Gambusia affinis linkage group LG09, SWU_Gaff_1.0, whole genome shotgun sequence DNA window CGTTTCAGGTACCATGAATCACATTATCCAACACTAACTAATGCTagtgttgttgttgctaaatatagATATGTTTTTCATGTCAACACTGTTCTTTTCATCCCGCAGTCGTTGATGTTTCTGGTCAGAGACTGGAGTTTCCCCTACGAATACAAGTACGGCTTCAAAGGTGGCAACGAGTTTCTGGAAAAACGGCTGCAGGTaccagtttaaatgtttttaaaatgattttaaaagtgCTGCCACGTTTCTAGAGCGCTGTGTATGTATGTTCAGGTTAAGGAGTCTCAACATGAGGAGCTGCAGACTGTGAGGGAACACATTCATTCATGTTTCACCAAGATCTCCTGCTTCTTGTTGCCCCACCCTGGCCTCAAAGTTGCCACCCACCCCGCTTTCCGGGGGCAACTGAGCGGTGAGACTGGCTTGATTTTAATAGAGAAAATCCAAACGTTGCTGATTCTGCTGATGAGTTTCGATAAAAACTGGAAGTAAATATGAGTTACTAAACAAAGATGAGTCTAATGTTTACGAATTGTTTCTATTTAAGTTATTGTGAAGGAATCTGCACTACAGACATTAACTAGCATAATAAAATATCATGAGTGTAGTAATTTCCAATTGTTGAAGAGATACTAACGTTTAATATCACTGAAAAGCCGCCATTTTGAGaaattctgcaaacattttattataacaaaatatgctagaataaaatatttatagcatATTGTATTATGctataaatcaattaatagcaTAACAAAATGAGTGTAATAATTTCCAAATGTTGAAGAGATACTAACTTTTAATATAATTGAAAAGCCGCCATTTTGAGAaattctgcaaacatttaacCCCCAGTAGGAAGTATTTagttttgcctgttttcccGTCTTAACTGAAtgattattagtattttttaaatgcaatattgATTACAGAGACTTTCTAAtcacttttttaattattactttgtttattttggatgcttaaaatgtctaaaatgttttcCGGTTCCAgtgttactttttgtttttataaattaaagttttttacaTGCATTCACAGGCCTTTATAATTACTATATTAGatgaaaatattctcaaaataacaataatattgtttatcgcaataatttctgggacattTTATCGTCCAGCAAGATTTATTATCTTGACAGCCTAATAAAAATAACCCATAATCCATTTTAGCAAACCCTAACACtatttatttatcacatttattgATATAGTGAAACTATAGACAACTCTTAATTCtttacaaagctaaaaaaaaatatttttggaaaaacatctaaaaattgtTTAAGATTAAGGagcaaaatgtataatttaagggagaaatcacagtttaaaatatgaaaattcagaacaagtagaaaaaaaggtttgtgtttCAGTAAATGGAGCCAAACTGTgataatttaaatattgaacAATTTCCAAAACAATGAAAGCGATGATTATTATTCAAACTCTTTTAACAAAACCACTTCAGttccagattaaaaaaatctaaataaaatgcatatatatttatatgcatgttatatatatatttatatatattcagaaaagcaaagtgtttcacaaatagttttaaaaatacaaatataaacaacattacaatagaaaataaacaactcaGTAGGAAAATTTTAACCACACATTGTCAAcgaaaagacataaaaatgttcaaattatcACATAAAGATATAATTACTCCTGGATATAATGTATAATATTGATTGTTGGCATTTTTGttactgatattttttgttgaaatttaaagaaataattattcttCAGCCGctgtaataaaaactaaatagatACTATATTGataagtttttttatatatgcatTATACATGCTATAAATGTAAGATTACTTGGGTAGATAATGAGTTTTTACTTTATCTTTCATGCTGTAAGTATTTTTTGCACACATTAACCAAATAACAAAACGTTTAATTTGTTTCCAGATGTTGCTGTTGAGTTCAAAACGCAGCTCCAGTCTCTGATTCCCAAACTGCTGCATCCGGACAACCTGGCTGAGAAGGAAATAAACGGGAACAAAGTGACCTGCAGAGGCCTGCTGGAGTTCTTCAAGGTGAAATCTCCCGCTTCTCTGCAGTTCTGCTGAAGCCCGCTCCGTTTTTCTTACTCCGTCCTGCTTTGGTTTCCAGGCTTACATTAAAATCTACCAAGGAGAAGATTTGCCTCAACCAAAGACGATGCTCATGGTACGTGTCCACATGCTGGCAgggtttgttttctgctgcaaatCCTTGAAAATGCCTGAATTTCAAGTTCTTGATTTCTCTGTGAAGACCTTTAAAGACAAGCAGTTTGGTCATAAAtctaatgtttaattaaaaacttaaatatgcaAACTGTTATTTACACttgaaaccagattttttttatacacctaataaattttttcactgtctgaagttaaataaaactaaacttttcttattttatatttgtttgaattatagaaaatatttctacttGCTAAATACCAGAAAACGTTTCGAGaatatttttagagatttttttttatttgtgacttttattgtgttttaacttttaaaaatcatttaccttaagatttgtttgtttgtttgtttcagtttatgtttataatttattattccTAGTGACCCAATCACTTATTGATTGTTTTGTATGtgattgatttgttgattttcaaactgcacagtttgtctaatctaatatttaattaagtctaattttgcaaaacattcattatagttgaaaccagatatttaaataaaataaaaatccttttttcccctctctgtctgaagttaaatcaaattaaatgtttcttattttatatcTGATAGAATTACAAGAAATATTTATacttgctaaatgccagaaaacatcTTGAGGACATTTTTTAGActttctttgtgtattttgtttaaacatttaatttgagcaggaacacaatttgtttggattgttttgaATAATGTGATTAATTTCTCTATAAAGTTGTTGAAAGTGATGGATATTCAAACTACACAGTTTGGTAATAAGGTGCAAtataatgtttaattaaaagccagaatttgtaaaatgttatttattgaaatcagatattttcatacacctTATAAACAGTTTTGTAACTTTCTCAAACCAGTCAGAAGTTTAGGATGTGTGTAAAAGAGACATTTCAACACATAAAtcttaattattgttttatttttccatatcCCTGCTGTAGGACTGTAGAATAATATCACGAGACTCTTAATCATGGTggtaaattatataaaatagtGTCATTTCTTTAGTTAGTTTGTATTGTTTATCTTCAAAGTTTGGtgctgaaaaagtttgaattccTACCttaaaattattgaaatttgCTGTGGGAAAAGTGCACAAACTGTGTGTTATGGAGCTGAACAGGCCTCtgagtttgaattattttgttttgttcttcactATGAGCAACACGTGTGTTTATGATTTTACTAGGCCACAGCAGAAGCCAACAACCTGGCAGCTGTAGCAGCAGCTAAAGATCAGTACCAGAAGAACATGGAGAAGGTGAGTTTTCTGCCATGCATGAACCACATCATGCATCTCTACGGTTCCGGTTCTTcagcatgtttgtgtttttatcccACCTTAGATCTGTGGAGGAGATCTGCCATATGTGGCTCCAGAGATGCTGGAGGAGAAGCATAACTTCTTCCATGGAGAAGCCATCCACATGTTTGCAAACACAAAGAAGATGGGAGGACAGGAGTTTTGCGATCGCTACCAGGCTCAGCTGCAGAAGGAGCTGAACGAGATGTGGCAGTCGCTCAGCAAGCAAAACGAGGTGAGActtcttctttatttctgaAGTCCATATCtagttttataatttgttttcaaacgAAACTGCATTCCTTTAAAgtgacttttaatgttttttctttggacCTCCCCTGCTTTTcaacctgaacatttttttaaatattagtttacCTAAGGgcgttttcacacctgatttagtttgatttgggatcaaaactgcaacatttgttgcattttcagctgctgcggattgttttcacactgcactgtgtcaaccTATCCAAACAAATTGaacaacctgttcccctcctcgcctgcgggggcgctgcaccaagaaccgctgaaggaaacgacacaaaaacctcagacgACATGGAGCACAACTTTCTTCTTTACACAACGTAAACAAAgtggagtagcgtcagattttagcatctgttggatttctcttttgtctctggTAAAAAACGACGAACCATTTCTCCTGCCAGCACTAGATGTGTGTcggtttttttgtatttacccagaatgccctgcgctatcGTCCACTTTCTGCTCTTGAAAGTGGACTATATTTCTGAAAGTtaaaccgcaccagagttcactctTTTGGTCCAGATCAGTGTTCGATTCCTTTGACATCAGTGTTCGATTCCTTTCGCATCAGTGTTCGATTCCTTTCGCATCAGTGTTCGATTCCTTTGACATCAGTGTTCGATTCCTTTCACATCAGTGTTCGATTCCTTTCACATCAGTGTTCGATTCCTTTCACATCAGTGTTCGATTCCTTTCACATCTCTGCAAACGAACGAGACCTTCtacacaaacaaactggagtttgattaaagcgaaCCGAACGCGACAACAGAGCCTCGGACTGgtgttcagaaacagaaactgtccctcaaaatgacagaaaactttaaagacTATTTTCAATCTCATTTATCATCATCAGCTGCAGTTAGTAGAGAAACATCCCCTTACCGAActtcagtaataaaaaataaaaacgtggaaaacaaaaacttgttaCAGTTTGTTCTGCCGTGTTACCATTTCACCcctttttattcataaacaaaactttttgtgagcttaaatctttttttttattatttcattaaattttattctgtgCGTTCCTTGACACTTAATAAAGGCTTCAAcgaggaaataaagaaaagaagactagaaaaagaagaaatatcagATTATGAGTCTTTAATGGCAGATCTCCAGATAACTTGGGAATTATCTTATGACTTTATCATCTGTGGTATcttgtttttccatatttaagtcatgaaatcataataaattatttatttgtgatcTCTTGATGTGGCTAGAAATCCAgatataaatgctttttataaatGCGTCAGTTTTAAAGCCTATTTAGGCCAAAAGGATTATTACTTGTggagaggtcagaggtttgTAGAGCGAGAGAgagtaatttttgtattttaaagacctaaatgaaaacaatttatataaatgattacaaaatcaggcaaaagaaacaattttccAGGTCAGTTTATTACAATATAAAACTCAtgaaactggaataaaaactgcagatcagtgatttttttgttaaatcatgtttgtttttattcggTGAAGTTGGATGGATTATCCAGAACGTAAGAGTAGAGATGCTTCATAATAAAGTCACTCAAGTTAAAAGTACAATgtaataaaagtaattatttttgtctaaaacatttttaatgtaactgagtaaaatgtgtttcacataaaatgtataaaaatctgaaacaaaaaagcagccaaagtcaaaatgtttccagaagccatgaagaactttgattttgatttggttttgtttcataacgtgatgtttaaatattttctttgtcaaaaagGCTAAGAACCTGTTCAGCGCCTTCCGGACCCCGGCGGTTCTCTTCGTGCTCATGTGCCTCCTCTACATCGTGTCGGGCGTGTTGCTCTTCATCGGCCTGACGACCTTCGCCATGGTGTGCGACTGCGGCCTGGGGCTGCTGATGGTCGCCATGTTGGTGTGGGCCTTCATCCGCTACTCCGGCCAGTACCGGCCTGTGGGCGGAGCCATCGACCAGGCTGCCGGCGTCGTCCTAgaacaggtttttgttttactattgattgatttttatttagaaaacatatttgtttacaaataaaaaacagaatatgaaaTGTGTGGGTGGGGGAAGGTtggtatgaaaacaaaaagttaatattacagacaagaaaaatgtattattttatttatttatgaggACCTGGAAACATACTCCACTTTAAaccaattcaaaataaaaaaattattacgtTTTATACACTTTTGAATTAATGAGGAGATAATTTAATGTATGTGGCcatgacaaatttattttgtaattattgaggAAGAGGCAGGTTTCTACATGATTGTCTTCTTTTCCTGCTCTATTTTCACTCATGTAGAGTCAGTGTTATAAGAGAATATTTGTACATTAATGATGAAATGAGTTAAATCGAGTGAATTAACTGATTATTGATTGTTTAAGTCAAGTAGATGTTGGACgtatttttagctgcaaatgCATCCTATGATCAAGCATACACTCTAAAATAATGGTGTGTTGTTGACTTTTAGGCAATAATGTGATTTCTTAcctatttaatttagttttttatgtatttctattattgtataaaataagttaaagtaattaaataaaaaatctgcagaatgtgcaaaTTTTTCATCTGAATAATTGATAAAATTATTAGTTGGAGCCCTAATCTCCATCTTTGTTTCACTGTCTCTTTATCTTCATAGATAAATGGATAGAAGGTagcatttaatcaaatctaataAATAATCTTTGTGTAATTTTTCTAAGGCTACGGAGATGTTGAACAAATCGAGAGGAGCACCAGTGAGCGTCAAGAAGAAATCCAGCTAGAGTCCCGGGGGTCTCTATTCCAGACAGACGGCACACAAACCCAAGCACACTTCTAGCACAAAAGCcttatcatcatcatcgtcatcctcttcatcctcctcctcctcctcaccggCCCTGGGTGACGACTGCCCCATCCTGACTCACCAGCATCAGCCTGTTAAAGTCCAGGAACatgccaaaacaaaaaccctctCTACAAGTTTACAGTTTGTCTTAACAGAAAGGTCAATGTTTACCTTCTCACCTCATGGgaacattcagttttttaagCCTTACCGGGCTGAGACGTGGGTCCACTTTGTAG harbors:
- the atl3 gene encoding atlastin-3, which encodes MGSDARPVQIVDVNKDDHSFTLNTEALAQILLDPEVRDKHVVVLSVAGAFRKGKSFLLDFMLRYMYRKSDNNWLGRDDEELTGFSWRGGSEPETTGIQLWSKVFTVQKSDGTEVAVVLMDTQGAFDDQSTVKDCATIFALSTMTSSVQIYNLSQNIQEDDLQQLQLFTEYGRLAMDEIFQKPFQSLMFLVRDWSFPYEYKYGFKGGNEFLEKRLQVKESQHEELQTVREHIHSCFTKISCFLLPHPGLKVATHPAFRGQLSDVAVEFKTQLQSLIPKLLHPDNLAEKEINGNKVTCRGLLEFFKAYIKIYQGEDLPQPKTMLMATAEANNLAAVAAAKDQYQKNMEKICGGDLPYVAPEMLEEKHNFFHGEAIHMFANTKKMGGQEFCDRYQAQLQKELNEMWQSLSKQNEAKNLFSAFRTPAVLFVLMCLLYIVSGVLLFIGLTTFAMVCDCGLGLLMVAMLVWAFIRYSGQYRPVGGAIDQAAGVVLEQATEMLNKSRGAPVSVKKKSS